The DNA sequence TCAGGCGCGGCGCGCGGAGACTGCGGGAGATATCAGGACCTATTGCGCAGTAGCAGATCAAGTTTACGAAAACGCTCCACAACCAGCCCAGATTGGTTTTGGTTTAAAATGAGGGACTTTTTCCCTACCTAGACGACGTTTCTGGAGCCTCGCCCCCTTACTGCGCAACAGGCCTTCACTTGTCGGTACCGGGCCCGTTCAGCACGCACGCGGGCTCCGCCTCTGGCTCCAGCACGCCCGGGCAGCGCGGGCGAGAGACGTTTTCACTGCGGTGCCAGGCACACCAGTTTGATCTCCCGCTGCGCCGCCACCAGCAGCGTGGTCTGCATGTACGTCAGCGCGCCCCGGGCAGGATGCATGAATCGCCGCTCACCACCTTCGCGGTACAGTACGTCCTGGCGGTGCCAGTAGCCATCAAACAGCGCGCTATCGCGGCGCAGGTCGGCAACCAGCGCCTTCATCGTGATGTCCCCCGGTTGCCGGTGGAAGTCGGCCCGGAATTCGGCCACCAGCCGTTGCGCACGGTGCTCCCAGTCCGCGATCAGCCTGCGGGCAGCGTCGTCCAGGAACACGTAGCGCAGCAGGTTGTGGTCAACCTCATCGGCATCAAGCCAGCCGGTGAACAGCTCCGCTGCCTGCAGGTTCCACGCGCGTACCGTCCATGCATGGTCGAGCAGATAGGCCGGTACCGTCATCAGCGATGGCAGCGCGGCAAGCGGCGGCGGCAGGTCGTCCGCCTGTTCAGAAACCGCGTCCGGGTCTGTCCTGCCGGCCAGGTCGAACAGGGATGCGCGCTCGGCCGCGGAGAGGTGCAGCGCCCCGGCCAACCGCACCAGCGCGCCGCTCGATGCGGTCACGGAGCGTCCTTGTTCAAGCCAGGTCACCCAGGTGACGCTCAGGCCCGCGGCATCGGCCAGTTCCTCACGCCGCAGGCCGGGCGTACGTCGCCGCCCGGCGTTTCGGGGCGGCGAGAGCCGCTCGCGGTGCGCGCGGATAAAGGCACCGAGCAGGTTGCGCCGTTCTGCAGCATTCATGGCTGAATTTATACCAGTATAAAAGCTCTTCTTGTCACAGTGCAACGGCTCACCGACAATGAACCCATCAGCGCAAAGGAGCCCCGATGACCCAGCCACAAAACCGCAACCACGACAGCGTCATCCTCAAGCAGTACGATTCGCGCGCCGGCGCTTACCTGGCAAGTTCTGTGCATGCCGCTGGTGCCGATCTGGACGCGATGGCCGCGCTGGTCGGGCAACGGCCTGAGGCGACTGCACTCGACATGGGCTGCGGGGGCGGGCACGTCACCTTCCGGCTGGCACCGCTGGTCGGCACAGTGATTGCCTGCGACCTGTCCGCGCCGATGCTGGAGACCGTGGCGGGCGAGGCCGTCAAACGCGGTCTGGCGAATGTGGTGACGAAGCGGACGGCGGCGGAAACGCTGCCGTGTCCCGACGCGACCTTCGACGTCGTCGCCACCCGTTACAGCGCGCACCACTGGAACGGATTCACCGAAGGGTTGACGCAGATGCGGCGCGTGACGAAGTTGGGAGGACTCGGGCTGTTCGCGGACGTGGTCAGCCCACGCCGGCCCCTGCTTGACACCTGGCTGCAGACCACCGAACTGCTGCGCGATCCTTCCCATGTGCGCAACGCCTCGATCGACGAATGGAAAACGGCGCTGGCGGCGAGCGGATTTGCCGTCGACGCTGTCATCACCTACCGCCTGCGCCTTGAATTCGCGTCCTGGATTGAGCGCATGCGCACCCCGGACGTGCACGTGGCCGCCATACGTTCGCTGCAGGCAGGCGTGGCCGCCGAGGTAAGCGAGTATTTCGAGCTCGGGGACGACGGCAGCTTCACGGTCGATACAGTTCTGATTGCGGCGTACGCGGTATAGATCCACCTTGAGGCGCGTGGCGGCACAGCCGTACTGAAAGACCGCCCGGCCCCGCTCGCCGCTTTCGCCGACCCGGCTGTGACACCGCTCCCCGCCCCAAGCCGCACCACAGGGAGGAATACGTTGAGACTCGCGAGGGAGCCGGCGGCCAGGCGGTCCCGTTGCGCGCCCCGCGTATTCCGCATCACGCGCAACGGGCGGTCGTCCCCAGGGGATGAACGGCCCTACCGGAGGAAGGCCGGGGGGGCGAACAGCAGCGTGAGGGTGACCGCAACCAGTCCGCTTCCAGGAAAAGTGCTTCGGGGTTGCCTGGGAAGGGAATGGGAGAGAAAACCGGTGATTCCCCGGGTACGCAAATGGAGCGTTTGAACATCCCCTGCGTTTACGCGGGGGGCTCCTTATGCCCGTGTGCGTTTCAGGCGCCGCAGCATGGCGGCCAGTTGCGCCTGCTCTTCGGAGGTGAGGGGCGAGAACTGCTCAACCAGCCAGTCCTCGTGTGACGGCACCAGCTCATCGAACAGGGCCTGCCCGTGGGAAGTCAGATGCAGCCGTTTCTCCCTTCCGGCCGGCTTCCGCTCAATCACGTCACGCCGGATCAGGTGCAGCAGGAGCTGGCTGGTGTTGCCCTGCGTGACCAGCAGTTTCTCGCTCAGGTCACGTTGGGTCAGGCCAGGCTGACCGCCGATGGTGGCGATGACGTTGAACTGTGCGGGGCTGAGATCATGCGCTTTGAGGATTTCGGCCCAGGCCTGCCCGAGGTGCTGGGTCAGGCGCACCATCCTCAGCCAGGCCACGACCGCGGGCCGGCCAGTGCGGGCGCGGCGGTGTACCAGCCGAGGGGGCGCGTCCGTCATGCGCACACTTTAGTTCTAAAGTGTATGCTTGTCAATGCCAGGCGCGTAAAGCGGTTCTGGCGCGAGGAGACCTATGGAAATCGGCATCGACAGCTTCGCCGCCACCGTCACCGACCCCGACACCGGCCTCACCCTGTCCGGCGCGGACCGCCTCAATCACCTCATTGAAGAAATCGAGCGTGCCGACGAGGTCGGCCTCGACTCGTTCGGCGTCGGTGAACACCACCGCCAGGAGTACCTCGACGCGGCCCCCGTCATCATCCTGGCGGCGGGGGCCGCCCGCACAAAGCGCGTCCGGCTGAGCAGCGCCGTCACCGTCCTCAGCGCCGACGACCCCGTCCGGGTCTTTCAGCAGTTTTCTACCCTCGACCTCCTGTCCCGCGGCCGGGCAGAACTTGTGGTCGGACGCGGCTCCTCCACCGAGGCTTACCCCCTATTCGGACTCGACCTGCGCGACTACGACGCGTTGTTTGCCGAGAAGCTCGACCTGCTGCTGAAACTTCGCGGTGACGCCCATATTCACTGGCAAGGCCGCTTCCGCGCACCGCTCGCCGGCCAGGGGGTCTACCCACGTCCGCAGCAGGCAGCGCTTCCCATTTGGGTCGGCGTGGGCGGCACCCCCGAATCCTTTATCCGCGCGGGATACCTGGGACTGCCCTTGATGGTGGCCATCATCGGCGGCAACTTTCGGCGCTTCCGGCCGTTGGTGGACCTGTACCGGCAAGCGGGTCAGGCGGCCGGACATCCTCAGGAAGCGCTGCGCGTGGGCGTGCACGCCTTCGGCTTCGTGGCCGAGACCTCACAGGCTGCGCGCGACGCGTTCTATCCGGGGTACGCACGCATGACCGAGACCGTGGGCCGTGAGCGCGGCTGGCCACCACCCTCACGCGCCCGGTTCGACGCGGAGTGCGGGCCATCTGGAGCCTACCTGATCGGAAACGTTCAGGACGTGGTCGACAAGGCGCTGCGCGTGCATGAAGTCCTGGGAGGCGTGTCACGCCTGACGTTTCAAATGACCAACGTGATGATGACGCACGAGCGGATGCTGAGCGCCATTGCGCTTCTGGGCCGTGAGGTGGCGCCGATCGTCCGCGGGCGCCTGGGCTGATCAGCCCGTCCATGTCACCTCCAGTGTGCGCCTGGCCAAAGCCAGGCCCGCGACGATCCGCCCGGCGCAGTGGCTGTCGTCCTCAACGGACGCGAACGCCCCGGAGGAAGCGGGATACCCGTACCGGTGGAACGGAACGACTTCCAACAAGAGCCGCACGGTTTCCCCCGCGCCCTGCGTGAACGCGAGCAGCGGGCGGTGCGCGCCGCCGGGTCCGGCCCGGTGGTACGGGGGCACCCACAGGCTTCCTGGCGTCCGCGCGCGCGGCGTCCCCCGAGGGAGGGCAGCGTACATCCGCTCGAATTGCGCTTCAACCCGCGTGGGATCAGGGTGGCGCGGCGCCCCGCGGATAGGACGCGCTGAGGCAAATCGCGGCCAAACAGCGATGAAACCGGCGTGACGCGAACCGAGGAAGAGGAAAACAGAGCGGTTGGCAGTAAAGGTGCCCCGCCACCCTTCAGAACCGGTAAATGATTGAACCGACTCCGTATGATCTCAGGGGCTGGGTTGTCGTGTCAGCAGGGGAAGCACGCCTTCAGGCTGGGTGCGGGAGGTGGTGACCGGTCAGGCGGCTGCGAACACCGACTGGCGTGAGACGCACGATGGAGGTGGTGCTCGGGGTGTTGTGCTTCAGTTCTGATACGGATTCCGAATAATCAGTTATAATAATGAGATCAGAACGGTTACTTTCCAACACACGGCCGAAGACTTCTGGGGCATCTACGGCCGGAGTAGCTGCGCGGTGGAACGACGACGCAGTCACCTCCTCGCGTTCCTGGCAGAAGGGAAAAGCGCTGCTGAAGCCCTGAAGCTCACGGGCTACTCGTATCAAGGTGCAGACAAAATCATCGACGCGTACCACCAACATGGTCTGGCGGGGCTCAAAGATCAGCGACACCAGAACAGTGGTGCACCGACCCTGCTCAGCGACGCCGAAGTGCTCCTCCTGGCGCGGACGATTCGTGCAGACACCGCCAGCGGCGGTGTCTGGAATGGTGCACGAGTGCAGTCCTGGGTAAAGCAGGAATTGGAGAAGGACGTGCATCTGAGCCGCTGTTATGAGTTTTTGGATGCGGTGGGATATAGCCTCCAGGTCCCTCGGCCTCGACATGTCGAGGCCAACCAGGTCACTCAGGAAGCGTTCCAAAAAAAATCCTCCAGCCGTGGTCCAAGCAGCTACGGCGCGTACTGAAGCAACTGGACGAGCGGTAGAAGTCTGGTGCATGGATGAACACCGTGTGGGATTGAAACCCCTC is a window from the Deinococcus hopiensis KR-140 genome containing:
- a CDS encoding helix-turn-helix transcriptional regulator, which translates into the protein MNAAERRNLLGAFIRAHRERLSPPRNAGRRRTPGLRREELADAAGLSVTWVTWLEQGRSVTASSGALVRLAGALHLSAAERASLFDLAGRTDPDAVSEQADDLPPPLAALPSLMTVPAYLLDHAWTVRAWNLQAAELFTGWLDADEVDHNLLRYVFLDDAARRLIADWEHRAQRLVAEFRADFHRQPGDITMKALVADLRRDSALFDGYWHRQDVLYREGGERRFMHPARGALTYMQTTLLVAAQREIKLVCLAPQ
- a CDS encoding class I SAM-dependent methyltransferase, with amino-acid sequence MTQPQNRNHDSVILKQYDSRAGAYLASSVHAAGADLDAMAALVGQRPEATALDMGCGGGHVTFRLAPLVGTVIACDLSAPMLETVAGEAVKRGLANVVTKRTAAETLPCPDATFDVVATRYSAHHWNGFTEGLTQMRRVTKLGGLGLFADVVSPRRPLLDTWLQTTELLRDPSHVRNASIDEWKTALAASGFAVDAVITYRLRLEFASWIERMRTPDVHVAAIRSLQAGVAAEVSEYFELGDDGSFTVDTVLIAAYAV
- a CDS encoding MarR family winged helix-turn-helix transcriptional regulator, which produces MTDAPPRLVHRRARTGRPAVVAWLRMVRLTQHLGQAWAEILKAHDLSPAQFNVIATIGGQPGLTQRDLSEKLLVTQGNTSQLLLHLIRRDVIERKPAGREKRLHLTSHGQALFDELVPSHEDWLVEQFSPLTSEEQAQLAAMLRRLKRTRA
- a CDS encoding LLM class flavin-dependent oxidoreductase: MEIGIDSFAATVTDPDTGLTLSGADRLNHLIEEIERADEVGLDSFGVGEHHRQEYLDAAPVIILAAGAARTKRVRLSSAVTVLSADDPVRVFQQFSTLDLLSRGRAELVVGRGSSTEAYPLFGLDLRDYDALFAEKLDLLLKLRGDAHIHWQGRFRAPLAGQGVYPRPQQAALPIWVGVGGTPESFIRAGYLGLPLMVAIIGGNFRRFRPLVDLYRQAGQAAGHPQEALRVGVHAFGFVAETSQAARDAFYPGYARMTETVGRERGWPPPSRARFDAECGPSGAYLIGNVQDVVDKALRVHEVLGGVSRLTFQMTNVMMTHERMLSAIALLGREVAPIVRGRLG
- a CDS encoding winged helix-turn-helix domain-containing protein yields the protein MERRRSHLLAFLAEGKSAAEALKLTGYSYQGADKIIDAYHQHGLAGLKDQRHQNSGAPTLLSDAEVLLLARTIRADTASGGVWNGARVQSWVKQELEKDVHLSRCYEFLDAVGYSLQVPRPRHVEANQVTQEAFQKKSSSRGPSSYGAY